The Erythrolamprus reginae isolate rEryReg1 chromosome 3, rEryReg1.hap1, whole genome shotgun sequence genome contains a region encoding:
- the LOC139165782 gene encoding toll-like receptor 13 — protein sequence MFLKGLTSLRHLYLSENKILSIAPDVFDDLRQLEYLTLADTSNGMGNFPPGIFKNLKNLTTLDLENAGFRTLTLEVFGNLSNLRYFMLGKNELRTFNSSVAEALPSLSYLDLRKCPLACNCNNIWFRNWLSNSLVQVVYLYNYTCNSGHQSSYVYSFDTHVCFQDIGLYLFSATFPVLLLFMLLPFLYHRSYWHLRYHLYILRAWVNDHWRRGKDEYYKFDAFVSYNSGDESWVLEQLVPSLEKAGAPTFRLCLHHRDFQPGRYVIDNIVDSIHNSRHTICIISRRYLQSEWCSMEIQLASYRLFDELKDVLIPVILEAIPERELSVYHRMRKVMLKKTYIEWSPDPNAQRLFWAKLRMALKTGNSEDQEEKMTDWSDQEDSEEASLLQA from the coding sequence ATGTTCCTCAAGGGCCTGACCTCTTTGCGCCATCTCTACCTGTCGGAGAACAAAATTCTGTCTATCGCCCCGGATGTCTTTGATGACTTAAGACAGCTGGAATATCTAACCTTGGCCGATACCAGCAATGGCATGGGGAATTTCCCCCCTGGTATCTTCAAGAACCTGAAGAACTTGACAACTCTCGACCTGGAGAATGCCGGGTTTCGCACGTTGACCCTCGAGGTCTTTGGCAACCTTAGCAACCTGCGTTACTTTATGTTGGGGAAGAACGAGCTACGGACGTTCAACAGCAGCGTAGCTGAGGCTCTCCCGTCGCTAAGCTACCTTGACCTCCGCAAGTGCCCTCTGGCTTGTAACTGCAATAATATTTGGTTCCGGAATTGGCTGAGCAATAGTTTGGTGCAAGTGGTCTACCTCTACAATTATACTTGCAATTCTGGACATCAGTCTAGTTATGTTTACAGCTTTGATACCCATGTCTGCTTCCAGGATATTGGGCTGTATCTGTTCTCCGCAACCTTCCCAGTTTTGCTGTTGTTCATGTTGCTGCCTTTCCTCTACCACCGCAGCTACTGGCACCTCCGGTATCACCTCTACATCTTGCGCGCTTGGGTCAACGATCACTGGAGGCGGGGCAAAGATGAGTATTACAAGTTCGACGCCTTCGTCTCCTACAACTCGGGCGACGAGAGCTGGGTGCTGGAACAACTGGTGCCCAGTCTAGAGAAAGCAGGCGCGCCAACCTTCCGGCTTTGCCTCCATCATCGAGATTTCCAACCCGGGAGATACGTAATTGACAATATAGTAGACAGCATCCACAATAGCCGGCACACTATTTGTATCATCAGCCGGAGGTATCTGCAGAGCGAATGGTGCTCCATGGAGATCCAGCTGGCCAGCTATCGGCTTTTCGACGAGCTGAAAGACGTCCTTATTCCCGTTATCCTCGAAGCCATCCCCGAGAGGGAGTTGTCGGTCTACCATCGGATGCGGAAAGTGATGCTGAAGAAGACGTACATCGAGTGGTCCCCGGATCCCAACGCTCAGAGGTTGTTCTGGGCTAAGTTGAGGATGGCTCTGAAGACCGGTAACTCTGAGGACCAAGAGGAGAAAATGACCGACTGGTCTGACCAAGAAGACTCAGAGGAGGCGAGCTTGTTGCAAGCCTGA